One stretch of Salvia splendens isolate huo1 unplaced genomic scaffold, SspV2 ctg170, whole genome shotgun sequence DNA includes these proteins:
- the LOC121789197 gene encoding LOB domain-containing protein 18-like, which translates to MSNGNAAGSSGGGPCGACKFLRRKCVAGCVFAPYFDSEQGAAHFAAVHKVFGASNVSKLLLHVPESRRLDTVITVCYEAQSRLRDPIYGCVAHIFNLQQQVVNLQQELSYLHAHIAAMELPAPPPLQHQQQLLGPVSQEILDFPAYDLSPQSPWSLYPRQQIEQRHFSNTATPAAVGVGGGCDLQEMGRELLNRHAPPMVGCSNQASSLTAQLLLEKENGKN; encoded by the exons ATGAGTAACGGAAACGCGGCCgggagcagcggcggcgggCCGTGCGGGGCATGCAAGTTTCTGCGGCGGAAGTGCGTGGCCGGGTGCGTGTTCGCGCCGTATTTCGACTCGGAGCAGGGCGCGGCGCACTTTGCGGCGGTGCACAAGGTGTTCGGGGCGAGCAACGTGTCGAAGCTGCTCCTCCACGTTCCGGAGAGCAGGCGCCTCGACACGGTCATCACCGTCTGCTACGAGGCTCAGTCGCGCCTCAGGGATCCCATCTACGGCTGCGTCGCTCATATCTTTAATCTTCAACAACAG GTGGTGAATCTGCAGCAAGAATTGTCCTACCTACATGCTCACATCGCGGCTATGGAGCTTCCAGCTCCGCCGCCACTGCAGCATCAACAACAGCTTCTGGGTCCGGTGTCACAGGAAATACTGGATTTTCCGGCATACGACTTATCGCCCCAGTCTCCTTGGAGCCTCTATCCGCGGCAGCAAATCGAGCAGCGCCACTTTTCCAACACCGCCACGCCGGCGGCCGTTGGAGTTGGAGGAGGCTGCGATCTACAAGAAATGGGGCGTGAACTTCTGAACCGGCATGCTCCGCCTATGGTGGGATGCAGCAATCAGGCTTCGTCTTTAACCGCCCAACTCTTGTTAGAAAAGGAAAATggcaaaaactaa